The sequence tataaatacatttttgtcaaGGAGGAAAGGAAAGCAATAGGAATTTATCACTAACTGTGAGAAGGTTCCAGATGTATTGTACAACTTATTACTAGCGCTTCACTCTCATTTCAgttactgttataaaaaaaaaaaacattgcatgTTTGAGAGGGAGAATGAAACAGAGCAGTTATACAGTGCTTCGATCCAACGACAATAGGAGTAGTGACTTTAGGGGTAAGTACTATAATTACGACGTAACCTTACATAAAATTATCCCGTCATCGAGTAGAAAGAGTGTCGAGGGTCGCTAGGGGTGGTAGTAAGACTTACGCGGCGAGTAGGAGCGTTCGCGCTCGTAGCGGCGGCGGCGGTAGTGCGGCGACGGGGAGCGGTGGCGGTAGCGCGCGTAGTAGTCGCGCTCGCGCTCGCGGTAGCTGCCGCGGTAGTAGTAGTCGCTGCTGTGGACAAACGGGCTGGTTAGGTACCATACCAGTCTAGtgccgtgttttttttttttaacttaaaacttttaactattgttattgttttggaCTCGTCAATGTGTTGAGAAACGAACATGATATTGATATACgaactttatttattagccAATGATCGTTTCaacaattttatctaaatattatagtGATTAATAagagtaacaatttttttatctttaaaatgctATTAGTAAATATAGTATTAGTCATTTTAACTTACTCTCTGTCTCGGCGCCTGTCGTAACCATTATCGCCTCTCacactacaaattaaaaaataaaataaacattacatatatatttattaatcatatcattattattgaatatatttacacattttacGTAATTGTACAAGCAGGCCTTTAGTAAATCAACTTATCTTGTTGTTGATTTACTCTAAATCTACTCATTTATCTACCAACACTTAGGATACCCACATCTATAAGAAATTGTAAGTAATTTCTTTGTTGGAAGGTTGATAGAGATAAATCTTTTAAAGACaagatatttcaatattattgttatttatattgaggTAGTCAACAGTTGCATAATCATATTTGTATTATGAgtacaaaaagtataaaaattggGGATTTTATAAACAGCAGGTATGCCAGCAAGTATCCTAATATTAGCACTATAGTATATTAACACTTTTGCAAGTCCTAAATAATTGtgccataacagcctgtgagtgtcctACTGCTgaactaaaggcctcctctcctctttttgaggacaaggtttggagcttattccaccacactgctccaatgcgggttggtggaatacacatgtggcagaattttattaaattacaggtttccattcaccgtaaagcacgaaataaattataatcacaaattaagcacatgaaaattcagtggtgcttgcctgagtttgaacccacgatcatcggttaagatttacgcgttcttaccattgggcacACTCTGGGAATAATTGTGCATTGACAACTAATTACTGCATTCATGGTGAACAGAGATTAAGTTCGAGTATGGTACAGATAGATATGGcatgtaaatataatgtaaacgtACTGCGTGGGCTTCCCCATATAGATGCCGGGCGTCGGCGTGTGCGCACGCTGCGTGATGGAGTAGTCGACGCGGATGCGACGCCCGTCGATCTCCATGCCCGTGCACTCGTTCTTTGCGACCTTCGCGTCGTCCTGCGACTCGAAGTACACGAAGCAAAAGCCTCTCGAACGACCagtctaaaaattaaaatatatgcatatataattatgtatttcttaGTTTTGACTATGGGAGAGCAGTACTGttacattttttctttatgtaGCTAAAGCTTAGTGtagttttctattttaaatggaaattattatttttatatttgtttaataattatttgtattaaatatgtacaGAAAACATTTAACCACAGCATGACTTTGTTGAGAGTAAATAGAAGACATATGTGAAAATGATGAGACTAAACTTGttaatgtagatttttttttaaatagtacatTTTACTTTTCTAttgatattcatttatattttttgtttatttatgtatcgtttATAACAATCATAACAACTTCAGaacttaaaatgtataatgCAATGCAATTTGTAATTCTTTCTATCCCATAGACATACtcaatgaaacattttttactCGTTGAAAAATTGATTGAATAataacacttatttattgaatattaatactTCAATTTACTTACTGCAGCCGTCTAAGCAACTAGTGTTATTCACACATCACACACTTTCGAACCAAATTTAACACAGATAATCCAATTACAACTGCCGTAGACCAGAGATGCGTTTTTTTGAGTCAGATAAGTATTTTGCGAAGTTATAAGAAAGATACAATTGTTATTCCAAATACATTACTTCAAAATCACAAAGGTTACTGCTACACATAGGTGCTATTatgaaaagaataaaaaagtttataaaaactgtatacattaagttatatttttaactttttttactgaGGTGTGCTAATAATTGCTATAATTAGTCTCTTTAGACTAAAGAAAAGATTTTGACTCACCTTAGCATCTATGACAACTTGGACTTTGTCAACCGGCCCATATTTTGAGAAAATATGGTGAATCTGCTGTTCGGTTGTGTAGAGACTCAGACCAAAAACGCCGAGGCAACGTGATGGAGTCGGATTTTCCTGTTGGCAACATAGAGCACATATTCATTTCTCTTATAAATTTATCCTATAGCCATTTAAGGGGaggaaaatactaaaatatttcatttgactaaataaatatttagtaagttTTACAGcaataaatttaagaaacatttgttattatattaatataacagtattttttttttaatcataaagtGAAAGTGTTAAAGGAACTCCAAAATCttaaatttaactattataattttaaatcatataatatacttgAATTCGAAAATTAAAGATTTGAAGTCCCctgtataaaaatagtttaaatatgaaaagttTTCTGTACCAAAAGCCTCACTCGATCACCAATATGCCGTCTACGAGACGACATAGGACTATGGCTATGGGATCGGCGGTAAGAGCCACGTGGAGAGTAGGACCGCGAGCGGCTGCGCGAGTAGCGCGAACCGCGGTAGGCGCGCCGTGGAGATCCAGAGCGGGAACGAGTACTGCAATAGGAATTCGTATTAATTTTGAGCATAATGACTgagcaattatatataatgatatcttTTAATTAGAATTGATTTCCATCTCATAATCAGTATAACACaacattaaatttcaatatttttaaacttaaaaaaaaattgagaaatgAATGTGTCTAATACAACATATAACTTTTTCTATTTGCTACTATTTccttttcttaataattatggaaaaaatacaaagttttttttatttttattatctacacAAATAGACAGcctgttttaaaattcatatggctatttgcgagttaccaaaaccaaaactttaaaaaaaacaaagtttttatatattttactatactgAAAATTATGGTTTGTACATTTAACCGATAtgctaatgtatttatattgatgACAAATCTTTTGACAACCATCATGCATCTAACGAATATCATTTGcttaatta comes from Nymphalis io chromosome 15, ilAglIoxx1.1, whole genome shotgun sequence and encodes:
- the LOC126773727 gene encoding transformer-2 protein homolog alpha isoform X1 produces the protein MSDRERSRSRTRNGSREPAPKVAAMSRGHSRSRSRTPPPPKASSRKYRSPTRSRSGSPRRAYRGSRYSRSRSRSYSPRGSYRRSHSHSPMSSRRRHIGDRVRLLENPTPSRCLGVFGLSLYTTEQQIHHIFSKYGPVDKVQVVIDAKTGRSRGFCFVYFESQDDAKVAKNECTGMEIDGRRIRVDYSITQRAHTPTPGIYMGKPTHVRGDNGYDRRRDRDSDYYYRGSYRERERDYYARYRHRSPSPHYRRRRYERERSYSPRIETRSKG
- the LOC126773727 gene encoding transformer-2 protein homolog alpha isoform X3 — encoded protein: MSDRERSRSRTRNGSREPAPKVAAMSRGHSRSRSRTPPPPKASSRKYRSPTRSRSGSPRRAYRGSRYSRSRSRSYSPRGSYRRSHSHSPMSSRRRHIGDRVRLLENPTPSRCLGVFGLSLYTTEQQIHHIFSKYGPVDKVQVVIDAKTGRSRGFCFVYFESQDDAKVAKNECTGMEIDGRRIRVDYSITQRAHTPTPGIYMGKPTHVRGDNGYDRRRDRDSDYYYRGSYRERERDYYARYRHRSPSPHYRRRRYERERSYSPRRF
- the LOC126773727 gene encoding transformer-2 protein homolog alpha isoform X2, with translation MSDRERSRSRTRNGSREPAPKVAAMSRGHSRSRSRTPPPPKASSRKYRSPTRSRSGSPRRAYRGSRYSRSRSRSYSPRGSYRRSHSHSPMSSRRRHIGDRVRLLENPTPSRCLGVFGLSLYTTEQQIHHIFSKYGPVDKVQVVIDAKTGRSRGFCFVYFESQDDAKVAKNECTGMEIDGRRIRVDYSITQRAHTPTPGIYMGKPTHVRGDNGYDRRRDRDDYYYRGSYRERERDYYARYRHRSPSPHYRRRRYERERSYSPRIETRSKG
- the LOC126773727 gene encoding transformer-2 protein homolog alpha isoform X4, translating into MSDRERSRSRTRNGSREPAPKVAAMSRGHSRSRSRTPPPPKASSRKYRSPTRSRSGSPRRAYRGSRYSRSRSRSYSPRGSYRRSHSHSPMSSRRRHIGDRVRLLENPTPSRCLGVFGLSLYTTEQQIHHIFSKYGPVDKVQVVIDAKTGRSRGFCFVYFESQDDAKVAKNECTGMEIDGRRIRVDYSITQRAHTPTPGIYMGKPTHVRGDNGYDRRRDRDDYYYRGSYRERERDYYARYRHRSPSPHYRRRRYERERSYSPRRF